A part of Halobacillus shinanisalinarum genomic DNA contains:
- a CDS encoding TcaA NTF2-like domain-containing protein translates to MDHLSYCKQCGNSLAEGEQYCTSCGTKQTGTTKKTETNSKKVTTSEKTMSKRSRVLIGIFVGVVILLFGAHFALSSFLDPIKQIKAMDRAVSEQNSDTFLDYVTIDEEALMNSEEYVSSLANADWEAMREQFMVHLEDGVGDFDQTVTDSHGHERFIVKKNDIALGLYTTYEIEALPFHVSITSNYDHSAFAIEDINIKVEKANEPSKPFKAYPGTYEVTGTMTNAFGEITMAEEITVTSQESQTQLNFPESNAWPTSDVDGATLFVNGESTKKTVEEFEALGPFPKGKEVSMHAEWKTPDGETIKSEPITEDGDDFGNYHFAFELPVMKEEGKEAVKTGEEFTVDAAGEFVLGFRDAYEFSLNERDYSYIEEYLLDGSDADIGLSEYIGDLKDEDYTYDFTENFITGAEQVKKGLFKVFTNEKFLFTNHLGDQIDYEREKIYTVVTHEKGYQIKKIDINETNRNEL, encoded by the coding sequence GTGGATCATTTGTCCTATTGTAAACAATGTGGAAACTCTTTAGCAGAAGGAGAACAGTATTGTACATCTTGTGGAACAAAACAGACAGGTACAACGAAGAAAACTGAAACAAACAGTAAGAAGGTCACCACCTCAGAGAAGACAATGTCGAAAAGGTCAAGGGTTTTGATAGGGATCTTTGTTGGAGTAGTAATACTATTATTCGGAGCGCATTTTGCCCTTTCATCATTCTTAGATCCGATCAAACAAATTAAAGCGATGGATCGTGCGGTGTCTGAGCAAAATAGCGATACTTTCTTAGATTATGTCACGATTGATGAAGAGGCACTTATGAATTCTGAAGAATATGTGAGTTCACTTGCAAATGCTGATTGGGAGGCGATGCGGGAACAATTTATGGTACACCTGGAGGATGGAGTCGGTGATTTTGACCAAACCGTTACAGATAGTCATGGTCATGAGCGTTTTATTGTGAAGAAAAATGACATCGCTTTAGGACTTTATACTACATATGAAATTGAGGCCCTCCCTTTCCATGTTTCGATTACATCAAATTATGATCACTCTGCCTTTGCTATTGAGGATATCAACATTAAAGTTGAAAAAGCGAATGAGCCTAGTAAGCCTTTTAAAGCCTATCCAGGCACATACGAAGTGACTGGGACGATGACAAATGCTTTTGGTGAAATTACGATGGCGGAAGAGATTACGGTTACTTCTCAGGAAAGCCAAACCCAATTAAATTTTCCTGAATCTAACGCTTGGCCCACGTCAGATGTAGACGGAGCCACTTTGTTTGTTAATGGAGAAAGTACAAAGAAAACAGTAGAAGAGTTTGAAGCACTCGGCCCTTTCCCTAAAGGTAAGGAAGTATCCATGCATGCCGAATGGAAGACTCCTGATGGCGAAACGATAAAATCGGAACCGATCACGGAAGACGGAGATGACTTCGGAAATTATCATTTTGCATTTGAACTTCCTGTTATGAAAGAAGAAGGGAAAGAGGCAGTAAAAACAGGTGAGGAATTTACCGTGGACGCTGCAGGAGAATTTGTATTGGGTTTTAGGGATGCATACGAATTTTCCTTGAATGAGCGTGATTACTCGTATATTGAAGAGTACTTATTAGATGGAAGCGATGCAGATATTGGATTGTCCGAATATATTGGGGATTTAAAAGATGAAGATTATACGTATGACTTTACCGAAAACTTTATTACAGGAGCTGAGCAGGTCAAAAAGGGTCTGTTTAAGGTATTTACCAATGAAAAGTTTCTATTTACAAACCATCTAGGCGATCAAATCGATTACGAACGCGAAAAAATCTATACAGTTGTTACACACGAAAAAGGTTATCAAATTAAGAAAATTGATA